The genomic interval AACAGAGTCGTCTTTATACAAAGAAAATCGACAAATGAATAAAGGaacaaatcaaatatattataaacatcaaggcagaagtaaattttaaaattttcaagtgTAATGgtgttaattataaataaaatcattaaccctttcgttgctAGCGTTCGAAGACTTTACTTTAGTAAAGGACTCAATACATTGGAAATGTgtaatgtttattcttttaacaATGTAAAATGTTTCATTGCATATCCCATCTCAACTTAACTAATTTAAGCTCTACACACGTTAGACGAGATTGAACAATTTataatttgatagaaattttACTTCGtaaggggagataactccttagTAGTAAAAACAAGTCAAGTTAAACCcaattaaataaaggaaaatagaacGAGTACCACACTggatggggtcgatataattgactaaggTTTTAAACCACCAACATAAATATGGTAAGACGACTGAAATCAGTGAAGGAATAAAAAGCATTCACACCATACATACACCTAAATACACACGGGAGGTAGTAAAGTAGGAATTACGTTGTGTAAATGAGGTGAAGGGCTTAAAATTGTTGAATTTACCTGAAAATGTTGAGGAGTACCCGACCCAAGAACTTGACAGAAGCTATCGTACTGTTTCTTCCTCGCCCAGCTGTCTAGGTAAAGGCACTCTGGTCCAAATTTGATCATGTCAGCAGGACTCTCCAAATCCTACAataatagatacacaaacatacatattaaaacattacaataatatatacataagagatATTTGATGACATCACTGAAATAATGGGTACATCAGTTGATAGCTAAAACAAAAGTGCATAAATGAACAGGGCTAAAACATGGAGGAGATCGATTGGCACAACTAAAGCACAGGACACATTAGTTGACATGATTAAAATACATTCTTATCTACTTTAAAATAGGGCAGTGTATAATAAAGAAATTCCATCACATGCacagagctcctacctctgctggtgacaaagggcctctcgctcagagtaaaaggtagactgcatgatgcctgtgtatgaacagccatgcacAATTTGAATGTCTCTAACTTATCAATACCAAAAGgaagattaaaaagaaatcaatgtaaGCAAGACAACAGTTTATcaatggccctgctcgatctgtagaaaaggcgtaggtagaaactctataagatgtacccagtgcaagctatggacacataagagttgcagcaatatcaaaggaagactaactgggaagatagtttttgtatgtagcagatggaacaataaacactggaaatgtgcagagaacaactgtcacattccagggagaaaaactagaagtagttagcAGCTTCctttacctaggtgaccaagtcagtagcaggggtggatgctctgaaagtgtagctgctagaataagaatagcctgggcaaagttcagagagctcctacctctgctggtgacaaagggcctctcgctcagagtaaaaggtagactgcatgatgcctgtgtatgaacagccatgctacatggcagtgaaacatgggccgtgactgctgaggatatgcgaagccagtatgctccgctggatgtgtatgtggtgcgaatggatgaggacagctgtgtgaaaaagtatcaCACCCTAGCAGTCGAAGGAatctgtgaaagaggtagacccaggaagacctgggatgaagtggtgatgcacgaccttcgaacattgggcctcaccaaggcaatgactaatgactgagacctttggatatgctgtgcttgagaagacccggcaagccaagtgagaccataacctgtggccatGCCAGCGGTGTAACCAGCctacttatgtgtacctttctttcattggacattaaactttgcttgcgaagacctgttgaggcaagcgaaatcacaatcaaaatcaaatttgctTACGTAGtcgatgacagcaccgcctgactggcacccgtgccagtggaacgttaaagcacaatccgagcgtgatcgttgccagggccactgactagcccctgtgccggtggcacttaaaaagcgcCATTCgaacgtgatcgttaccagcattgccttactggcacgtataaaacaacattcgagcgaggtcgttgccagtgccactggactggctcctgtgcaggtagcacaaaaaacaccatttgagcgtggttgtctacaataccacttgactggcccttgtgctggtggcacataaaaagcacccactacactctcagagtggttggcattaggaaggtcatccagctgtagaaactctgccaaatcagattggagcctggtgcagccatctggctcaccagtcttcagtcaaaccgtccaacccatgccagcatggaaagcagacgttaaacgatgatgatgatgatgacagagtgTGTAGAGAGGCTAAAGCAGAGGTAACATGATGCAAGCTGTGAAAAACTAGAACAActaggtataagaggaatcaggtgTTGTGCAATGCTATCACCAGTCCCACTCATATGCTGTGTAGACTGCACTGCTATGGAGATGTAATGCATATAGATGATGGCAGCtgggtaaagaagtgccaagagATTCAAATGGAAGGGAGATGTGGGAGAACAACTAAGAAAGACATGGCAGAAGTGGTGAAAGCTAATTTTAGGATGTCATATTtcacaaaagagatgacaatAGAATGCAAAAAGTTACATTGTAatgaacagtaataacaatacgAACCTCTATAAACTTCAATATCCCTCTGAAGGTAGATCTTTGCTGCCGCCGATCCTTTTTGGCACGATGTTTACTGCCATCAGTAGCCAGCTGTTTTAACATCTCACACAAACTTACAATATCATCACCTTCAAATTCCTAatgagacacaaaaaaaaaaaaaaaaaaaaaaaaaaaaaaaaagcatttcaatAATCTTTAAAATAGGTCTGAAGCTACTAATTTTagagaagtgacaaaggagtttAGTCGagtggctggtacttatttcattgggaACAGAAGAATGAATGACCAAGCTGACAGCAATGTTTGAACTCAGCATTAAGCAAGATATTTAGACCAGCACTCAACTGTCTTTAATGACTTCTTGCATTTTCACATTTTATAGAGGAGGGGTATAttgtttgtacttattttatcagctttaggataaaaagcaaaaatgatcAAAACAAGACTTTAAcgttaaaacagaaagaaactgatATACTGACAGCTACTCTTCCAAGGTTGTTAAAATATGCATCAATCAAGTATAAGGTTGATCTAGTAAAGTACATCCACCCCTAAAAGCATGTGGCTTTAtccttatgttagaaatcattttcattaatatttaaaatattggctTGAGAATGTATGTTGTTCATGGTTTTCTTAACATCATTAGAGACTTattaagcaaaataatttttactttaaTTGACTGTCAAATGATGGCCTGTAGATCTCTTAGATTATAACAAAGGATGGGAGTATAGATGAAAAACCAAACACTTGTACAGGACTAGTACTTAGATCTTCAATCACAGAGCAATGATATGCAAAGTTGACAAAAGGATTAAAACTTAATACAGCGAAGCAAAACTAGATGTTGTACAGAATTTAGTGTAATATCCTATCAATACAaccaataatatttcatttttacatttacataatTTGTTGAGAACAAAGGATGGAACTCAATCTCCTGAATTAAGCAGATTATAGGAACTTATTTAACTGACCAAAGCAAGATTTAAAGTCTGAACACAGGTTAGATATGGAAAGGCAGTTAGTTCAATGTAGCAGTTTGGGAAAtatagtgagagagggaaagagagagataaagggtaAGTATATTTACCTGATCAATACCTCGCTGTAATTCATACATCAGTGCAATAGTTTCTCCTGCCACAATTCTTAGTTCCACATCTGGACTCTCTAACATACTTATTATATTACCCAAATGGCtgcaagaaacaagaaaaaaaaaaaaaatgataataataatagtgtgtgtACACTCCCTAATTCTGTTTGCCATGTACAAGATGatctaattttaaaattccagaaatataattttacagtcaacaacataaaaatatacatattaaaattaaaaaaaaacaaaaaacaacctaAACATAACTTTTTCAGATGGGACTCTTACAACTGTTGTGATATCATCATCAGTATCTAGACAGTTAGACAAGGGCCGACAAGTTGAAGGATTGTGGGTCATGTACCAATGTCTTCTTTGTGATGGGTTCCATGgatggatgcttttcctaatgccaaccacgaATGTGATGGCTAAAAGGTTCATCATCACATGCTACATCAAAGATTTGGAGGGAACCAGATCATACAGCAAACTGTTTTCTTGCCTCATGAAAAATCAATAAGCACAAGTTTGGCCGTATGGTTAAGTTTGCTTCATAACTGCGTGGTTTTGGGTTTGATTTCACAGCATGGCACCTGaggaaatgttttctattaaaGCCTTAGACTGACCATTGCCCTGTGATTGAAATTTGGTAGATTTGCTGTTTTTCAATATTAGCATggcttaaatgaatatattattgagacagtgttttacagctggatgtctctCCTGTCAGTgacctttacctgtttttcagGTAAAGGTCATATTTAACACATCTTCAAAAGTACAAAACAAGGAAACATTTTGTTGACAGAGAAGTGACAACAACactgctatagtagaaaatttagggtgttgcacagtggaactgaacctgaaagcatatAGTTGcaaagccaacttcttaaccaaaccacacagccatgctacacacacacatacacacacatgtaatttgaAAATTGCATTTTGCCATTCAACAATCATTCTTATCAACTGCAACAAAAATATGTGTTTCTAATGCTAGTTAAGATACAGAGATTAGATGAGAGTTGTTTGAAAACAGAGTGATTCAGCAGATCTACCAGAAAAAGTATGTTGCTACAAGTCACAAAAGAGACACAAGGAGCCAAACCACCACCAGTGCAGTAAACAGGTAAGTGATGTTaaacttgtttcttattttttactccTCTTGTCCTACATGTTCGTAAAAAATCTTTTGTGGTATTTTAGAcctcattgttttaacgtccacttttccatgcttgaataggtcagaatttgatgaggcagattttctacaaatacgtgcccttcctgtcaccaaacttcactcatattttcccatggccagacatgtttttcacagaagactagaaacaaatgacactCATTTATAACCATTAAGCTatatcaaaacaaagacacacacacataacagacttCTTgaagcttctgtctaccaaattcattcacaacaaTATGGTTGGCTCTAGGCTACattagaagacatctgcccaaggtgccacacaatgggattgaatctGAAACAACATGGATAGGAAGCAATTTTTTCacccacacagctatgcctgtccTGATGTGCAGGATATATGTTATTATGACAAACAGCACATCAAATACTAAAGGAAGAATCCACAATTTTAACTTCTAATTTGGTGTTCATACAATCAGCTTACTCAATCTAATTCTGACtgatcaaatgaaataaattggtATTTCAAGTAGACCAACCTATCTTTAAGTGTGGGGCATGGTGTCCAAAAATCATGGGACTCCAACAGTGAGGAAATGTGTGAGTGAACATGCATATGTGATTTTGTAAATAGTTATCAGACAAACCTGTCAACCATTTCTGCTATGTAGCTGTTGGGTGCAATTGATAGTAGTAAAGTCCAAGCTGACAAAGCACTAGAATAGAGACTAGAGAAAGGATCATTTTGGTTGGTGTTGGCCTTCTGGTTCTTCAGGTAAGATTCTTTGAATACTTGTTCCAGTGAACCCATTATTTTACGCATCATCTGAAAGAAAtggataattttattaaaatattaaatcaaatacAGACTCTTGGTAAAactgcagtcatcatcatcatcaattatgaACTAGCGCACTCCAGCTAATATGAATCTAAAGACAGTTAAAATAGACAAggaatataatattggtttcaaattttggcaaaaggccagcaattttggggggaggggctaagttgatcacactgaccccagtgttcaactggtacttaatttatcaaccttgaaaagatgaaaggcaaagtcaaccttggtggattttgaactcaaaatgtaaagacagacgaaatagtgataagcattttgcctggcgtgaaagtgcttctgccagctcactgcctttacaaGGAGTATAATATTAAAACTGGAAAATTGCTTCTTTGTAGATGAAGGATTAAATTTGTTTGTTACAAATATAGCAAGGGCTGATATTCTACAATAGATAAATATTAGTATCGCCACTTTTATATCTgccctttttccatgctagcattgatgAGACAGTactctacagctggatactcttcctgatgccaaccattgTTTTTAAGTACATAACTTATTCTCCTGGTCTtcacaataattataacaataaaggTGCAGGCATGCCTCTGTGATTAggcagcttgcttctcaactacagtTTCGGGTgcattcctactgcatggcagtttggataagtgtcatctactatagacTAAGActaactaaagacttgtgagtgaatgtgtagaTGCAAGCTGTAAGAAACTCGTTGCATTTGTCTTTGTTTCGACATCACGTTAGTTGTAAaggagcatcactgtcatataaaCAGTGCTGTTAGTTTCCAAGCTTCAGTGAAAATCTCTGGCTTTACAGAAATATCACCTTGAAAGGAAACATgtaatggttggcaacaggaagggcatccagtcatagtaTACTCACCCCAGTAAATAATTccgtctgactcatgcaaacataatgatgatgataacttataaaatatcaaaattctgAGGGGTAAAACATTTACGTCTTGTAGGCCTAATGACAAAATAAGTAGGTAACCACCAAAATTTTGTGATCTGATAATGATTGTGCTACTGCTTATAAAGATATGTTGGTTTATGTATTTAGTTGCTTCACGGAGTTCTATTTTACTGTAGACGACCTACACATTGCATTTCTGATTTCAGTAGGAAAATAAAGAGAGTAAACTtaagtaaacagatagattaACATCATGCTGTAAATATCTGTATTTCCAAGATAACAAAAATTAAGTTgagataaaacaattttttaaaattgttatttgtCCAACAGTTTTTCCAGTGATGAAAACATCACTGACCAGGCaatgcaaatgaaaaagaaattaagtataaactgtttaaccctttagcatttaagctggccatatccagctgaaatattctaccggttttttgttcaaactggccagatatagcctctcacatctattctacaatatcattctaaaaatatacaattgcaTCAACAAAATCTCAAACTTACGAGGTaatacttgattaattcaaaataatgtttataaataagcattacgtttgaaaaaaataagctgaatgctaaagggttaaaacaagatAAGCAAAAATGAGCTACTTTCCAAGTAAATTTACATGTAGAGTGTTTTTTAACATCCATAGTTATTGTATATAGGAATTAAATTTTtagttaattattcatttttgggGAGAGTGGGGCATGACTTTATGGTtagattcatgatcataagattgtagctttgattcctggactggatgatgtgttgtgttgtgttcttgagcaaaacacttcatttcatgttgcgccagtccactcagcaggtaAAAATGAGTCATCCTGCAACAGATCAGTGTCCTATCCAGGGAGGAAACTATATAGGCCAGGGAAACTGGCCCTATACTCCTTATGGAGAAATGTGGACTAATCTTtatgcattattattttatactgtTAATTTTTACGTTATTTCATTGCAATTTTTCTCTTGTTgcattgtattttaattaaaattttatatcataataaaaaaataatcactgTAAGCATCaaaatggctgtgtagttaagaagcttattttgcaatcacatggttttgggattcagtcccactgtgcagcatcttgggtaagtgtcttctgctatagcttcaagccaaccaatgccttatgagtgaatttgatagatgaaattgtgtggaagattgtcatatatatatatatatatatgtgtgtgtctctttgtactTACCCACCCCACCAGAACTtctccagcaaaagagaccaacagaataaagacccaatttgaaaaaaataaatactaggattAATTTGCTTGACTAGGCCTTCATGGTGGTaccccagcaaggctgcagtccaaGGACTGAActcaataaaagatatatacaggaTGGACCAGAGCAAATTCTGTAGTTTTAATTTAAGTATCAATTCTCCATACTTTTACAGTTCAGTCTTTCccactgttttttttattatggaaaacaaaacaaaaacaaaagccacCAATGTTATCAGTACTTTAAATACAACACTTCCTCTGTTATGTCTCAATGCTGTGCTGCTTATGTCTGATAGACGTAACTCTCTAAAGGGCACTGAAACTagttccaattttccatgcttcaCTTCTTTATAACTATACATTGTAAGTATCATCACAAGCTGTTATATTACCCAGCATGCACCAGTCATTCATGTCTCCATTGAATGAAACACTTGATACTGTTAACCACAAGTATTTATTTAAAGATGTTGCTATCACTAAGATATATCCGTACTGATACCAGGTATCCTATTTACtatgtgaatacatgcatgcacgcgcacacacacatttctgcttATATAAATaatggcaacgaccttgcttatATACAGTGGTATCTAACTGATTATAATAttgcacacataattatatggATATGCAAATCATAGTACCATGCACTCACAATATCgtgtggtacctacttacagctaggAGGACTGGGCTGTTGATTGTCATGTGTCTTGGTCGTGGATACAGTCAAGTAGTAGAGGCAGGATTTGACCTCAATCCTTGCGGACAGTTACCCAATACCCTGACTTGATTCACCTGTGGCCGCCTGTGCAAGAAACGGAGAGTAAATAAAACCAAAAGCCCTTACCAACACATCACGGCAAGCGACAAAGCTACATATGGATAAGGTATCGGCACACTGTAGAGAGAAACGAAATTGAAGAGTATTAGTTGTGTAATGGACACAAAATAGAACGTCTCTAAAGTAAGCTGCTGTAAATAGGACTATAATTCTCCACACTATTAACCTTAAATTTGAAGATGAAAttctaaaaaaacatttatatatttctcaaagtTAAACCTACCCAAGAATGCCTAGAACATAAGGTACCTCATTTATAACACCTAGTGTCTATGAGGTACCTAAATGTCAGAATAGAAAAACATTGGAAAGCCCTcatgaagagaaatatttcttcaattcttttacagagggattttaaaaaatgcaacaaTAAAAGCTATTATTAGATGATAATTCTAAAGTGTAAAGAACACTAACTACAGGGTTATGAGAAGTTTTGGCCAAACCTATaactttaataatagtaataattttttttttttttttaaacctgggaatctaaaattttttccaaatttgtggAAGTTatccaggttgataaaatatttaaaacaaaaaagtggCAAACTTGATCCTATCAACAGCAACATAAGTCAATGACCAAGTCCAGTTACTTATTAGTAGACACTATAATGGTGGGAATAGCACAAAGTAAATAGCAGCAACACTAAGCAGTGATAAGTGTTTTGATTGTGTGCAGTATTTGAGCCATAAAAGAAGCACTAATAGTGTAGACATGATGTAGAATTTAGTGAACAACACTACAAAGTAAGACAACAGAATTaatgacaagaaaaaaatcagTATGGCCATTGCTTATCTACAGAGTGGTACCCAGCTAATTATAATACTGCACTCACAATATTGTGTAGTACATACTTACAGCTAGGTGGATTGAACTGTTGACAATCATGTGTCTTGGTTATGGATATAATGGAGTAGTAGAGACAGGATTTGATTTCAATCCCTTTGGACAGATATCCAATACCCTGACTCAAGCCTCCTGTGTCTACAGTGTTTGCACTGCTTAGTGGCAAGATGTAGCTGTACCTAAGACATGGTCAACAGATTCAAGATTTTTCAGGTGTCAAAATCATCCTATAATTAATGGTTACCTTTTGACGAGCTTTTACAGAGCTGGCATGGTCATTTAGCAGGTGCATCAACGTCTCTCGCACATCTTCAAACAAGTCTTTGCTGTCTTCTCCAAGCTGGACAAAAAGTTGACCCACACAATGGGCAGCCAGTACCTGTTCCTCACATTTGCCCTTCTTCAAGAGACGTAACAGACTCTCTACAATTGTGAATTTgctggggagagaaagagaaagaaagagataaatttcTGGGATTAAGTCTGATCCTGATAGTTTTAAAGAATTCAATAAATACTTCTTTAACCTCatattggtgatagtggtgtcagTCAAGCTTCCAAATGAATCAAAGAAACAGTGTTTCCAATGGTTTTTCAAATTGCTGACATTATACAATGTTTGCAACCTTTCACAAATATGTCAGTTTTACAGTGATGAAGATTTGAACATAGCTAGAAAAGATACAAGGCATCCTGTCCAATGATtgctttcctaatgccaactagtttacagagtggactgggtgctacataaaaagtacccagtccactctataaagtggttggtattaggaagggcatccagctgtaaaagccatgccaaaacaaaccTTGCCTATGCTGGTGCCACGAAAAAACCTGCAGTCCActcagtaaaatggttggcattaggaaggacatctaaccATAAAAAGCATGACAAAacagacctcaccagtgctgatgccatataaaaagtacccagtccattctgtaaaataattgaCATTAAAAAGGGCATCAAGTAGTAAAAACAATACCAAAACAGATAGTGGAGCTTGATGCAgacctctggcttgccagcttctgtcaaaccatccaacccatgccaatatggagaacaaacattaaatgatgaccaCCCTGGAATAGTACTATGGtgtatcaaccccaaaatgaggaaagacaaaattgactgtGGCAGGACTTGAACTTGGACAGTAGAGAGTTGGAACAACTGCCAATCCACCACTTCATTTTAGTGACAATCAACCAGAGCCCAAACATCAAAGCAAGCTCTATCTTCGTTGGCCTCACTCAAAACGAGCTGCAgtacatttcattatataaaacaaagtgtAGCATTTCCCAGATCTATATCCAATAAAATTGATTGCAgcaacaaaatagaaagaaatgaaagaggatcTACTCACACATTCAAGAGAAAGTCACAAATGTATTTGGTGGAAAGAGCTTTGATAAGGTTGTTTAAACAGTTGATACGCGTT from Octopus bimaculoides isolate UCB-OBI-ISO-001 chromosome 5, ASM119413v2, whole genome shotgun sequence carries:
- the LOC106871064 gene encoding interferon-related developmental regulator 1 isoform X1, whose translation is MPKGKRKTGRRGAGSRPSSDDEIDTPDNQSVVSSISDDGYFHPIAEEGHDADGEVDESTVQQNFEDNLRECIDGLMEKSQQTRINCLNNLIKALSTKYICDFLLNVKFTIVESLLRLLKKGKCEEQVLAAHCVGQLFVQLGEDSKDLFEDVRETLMHLLNDHASSVKARQKCADTLSICSFVACRDVLMMRKIMGSLEQVFKESYLKNQKANTNQNDPFSSLYSSALSAWTLLLSIAPNSYIAEMVDSHLGNIISMLESPDVELRIVAGETIALMYELQRGIDQEFEGDDIVSLCEMLKQLATDGSKHRAKKDRRQQRSTFRGILKFIEDLESPADMIKFGPECLYLDSWARKKQYDSFCQVLGSGTPQHFQANYLLRDVFDLGAPLLELDGFNLRPKKMTKGERNYYNISVEKKRTKARAKNRDKRSVTVSCY
- the LOC106871064 gene encoding interferon-related developmental regulator 1 isoform X3 — protein: MPKGKRKSRRGAGSRPSSDDEIDTPDNQSVVSSISDDGYFHPIAEEGHDADGEVDESTVQQNFEDNLRECIDGLMEKSQQTRINCLNNLIKALSTKYICDFLLNVKFTIVESLLRLLKKGKCEEQVLAAHCVGQLFVQLGEDSKDLFEDVRETLMHLLNDHASSVKARQKCADTLSICSFVACRDVLMMRKIMGSLEQVFKESYLKNQKANTNQNDPFSSLYSSALSAWTLLLSIAPNSYIAEMVDSHLGNIISMLESPDVELRIVAGETIALMYELQRGIDQEFEGDDIVSLCEMLKQLATDGSKHRAKKDRRQQRSTFRGILKFIEDLESPADMIKFGPECLYLDSWARKKQYDSFCQVLGSGTPQHFQANYLLRDVFDLGAPLLELDGFNLRPKKMTKGERNYYNISVEKKRTKARAKNRDKRSVTVSCY
- the LOC106871064 gene encoding interferon-related developmental regulator 1 isoform X2, whose translation is MPTKQLKPCRRGAGSRPSSDDEIDTPDNQSVVSSISDDGYFHPIAEEGHDADGEVDESTVQQNFEDNLRECIDGLMEKSQQTRINCLNNLIKALSTKYICDFLLNVKFTIVESLLRLLKKGKCEEQVLAAHCVGQLFVQLGEDSKDLFEDVRETLMHLLNDHASSVKARQKCADTLSICSFVACRDVLMMRKIMGSLEQVFKESYLKNQKANTNQNDPFSSLYSSALSAWTLLLSIAPNSYIAEMVDSHLGNIISMLESPDVELRIVAGETIALMYELQRGIDQEFEGDDIVSLCEMLKQLATDGSKHRAKKDRRQQRSTFRGILKFIEDLESPADMIKFGPECLYLDSWARKKQYDSFCQVLGSGTPQHFQANYLLRDVFDLGAPLLELDGFNLRPKKMTKGERNYYNISVEKKRTKARAKNRDKRSVTVSCY